From Camelina sativa cultivar DH55 chromosome 7, Cs, whole genome shotgun sequence, one genomic window encodes:
- the LOC104700878 gene encoding DExH-box ATP-dependent RNA helicase DExH4, chloroplastic isoform X2 → MAPKKKPQKKKQSNNELASSIPNSGHKKPFKAPKLLISPENEDRLRRLLLKFRRTPSPVTASLSVNQKRKKLSTLYENLSCEGFLDDQIELALSSLRDGATTLETALDWLCLNLPSHELPVNYSNGASRVPNTGRSVAVISKSTKDWNVSVESTESSSVQVTKEEPEPEVLVRVKSKRGEDEDEDTLSSCKSSQADWIRQYMKRLEEEESDDEEDKVSGPRPFEVISEEYCLERLNAIRAKRKGDKKGQRQAGLAICKLKQEMNALGPSEAILESEFQRDQDFEDTTEEEVTSSMPDDVHESVNDDTVLFQLFDDLTLDANPVGSCRSEEIQPKALPLTSSKQESVVLNDLLDDMDLGDLFIEDVPPYVPSPHELLEVQKKEIMRELCNEKNLGKLEGIWKKDEAQRIPKALLHQLCQRSGWIAPKFNKVTGEGSNFSYTVSVMRKSSGLGKSRQAGGLVTIRLPLQVEGFESIEDAQNRVAAFALHKLFSDLPVHFAITEPYASLVLIWKQAELLGIQSNEEERRAKFVDRLLEAENISLSTSSSGIHGALPMVDACVKENDHMDLFKSNHRGKRNTSMEAECSSSLKRKQENKKKMKKYKGMLKTRAALPISEVKNDILQNLKEKDVLVVCGETGSGKTTQVPQFILDDMIDSGQGGYCNIICTQPRAISVAQRVADERCEPPPGFNDSLVGYQVRHQSARSDKKRLLFCTTGILLRKLVGDKTLKDVTHIIVDEVHERSHLGDFLLIILKSLIEKQSWDNTSPKLKVILMSATVDANQFSRYFGQCPVITAQGRTHPVTTYFLEDIYERTKYLLASDSPAALSSDTSITEKLGSVNVRRGKKNLMLAGWGDNYLVSEDGLNLSYDSSNYVNEDIIDYELLEELICHIDDTCEEGAILVFLPGMQEINMLLNRLAASYRFRGPSGDWLLPLHSSIASSEQKKVFLHPPKGIRKVIVATNIAETSLTVEDVVYVIDSGKHKEKRYNPQKKLSRMVEDWISKANARQRMGRAGRVKPGHCFSLYTRHRFEKLMRPYQVPEILRVPLVELCLQIKLLGLGHIKPFLHKALEPPSESAINSAISSLHKVGALDADEELTPLGHHLAKIPVDVLIGKMLLYGGIFGCLSPILSIAAFLSCKSPFIHPNDEQNVDRVKLALLSDKLDSSSNLNNNDRQSDHLLMMIAYEKWLKILHEQGMQAAQRFCDSKFLSSSVMQSISDLRIEFGTLLADIGLINLPNTGEGRRKENLDVWFSDKTQPFNMYSQEPEVVKAILCAGLCPNIAEGLVNRLTKPAKETQRYAVWHDGKREVHIDKTSINKNCKAFQYPFIVFHEMVETKKLVYLKDTTVVSPFAILLFGGSVNVHHQSGSVTIDGWLKLTAPAQTAVLLKELRLTLHSILKDLIRKPEKSGIVHNEVVKAMVHLLIEEGKPQHT, encoded by the exons ATGGCTCCGAAGAAAAAAcctcagaagaagaaacaaagcaacAACGAACTCGCTTCTTCAATACCTAATTCAGGCCACAAGAAACCATTTAAAGCCCCAAAGCTTCTGATTTCGCCGGAAAACGAAGACCGTTTACGGCGGCTTTTACTCAAGTTTCGCCGGACCCCTTCTCCGGTCACGGCGTCGCTCTCCGTGAatcagaagagaaagaaactcaGTACTCTTTACGAGAATCTCTCTTGCGAAGGGTTTTTAGATGATCAGATTGAACTCGCTCTCTCCTCTCTTAGG gatGGAGCGACGACGCTTGAGACTGCTCTTGACTGGCTCTGTTTGAACTTGCCGAGTCACGAGTTACCAGTGAATTATTCCAACGGAGCTTCTCGAGTTCCTAATACAG GACGTTCTGTGGCGGTGATATCGAAATCAACGAAAGATTGGAATGTGTCTGTTGAATCTACTGAATCATCATCAGTCCAGGTGACGAAGGAAGAGCCTGAACCTGAAGTTTTAGTTCGAGTAAAGAGCAAGCgaggtgaagatgaagatgaagatactCTTAGTTCTTGCAAATCATCTCAAGCTGATTGGATCCGTCAGTACATGAAAAGACTGGAAGAG GAAGAATCGGATGATGAGGAAGATA AGGTATCTGGTCCAAGGCCTTTCGAAGTGATTTCCGAAGAATATTGTTTAGAAAGATTAAATGCTATAAGAGCAAAGAGGAAGGGTGATAAAAAAGGACAGAGGCAAGCAGGCCTAGCTATTTGCAAGCTCAAGCAAGAGATGAATGCTCTTG GGCCATCAGAAGCAATACTGGAATCTGAGTTTCAGCGTGATCAAGATTTTGAAGACActacagaagaagaagtaacCTCCTCCATGCCTGATGACGTTCATGAGTCAGTAAATGATGATACTGTCTTATTTCAGCTGTTTGATGACTTGACCTTAGATGCAAATCCTGTTGGGAGCTGTAGATCTGAGGAAATCCAACCTAAAGCTCTTCCTTTAACTTCTTCGAAACAAGAATCAGTTGTGTTGAATGATCTTTTAGATGACATGGACCTTGGCGATTTGTTCATAGAAGATGTTCCGCCTTATGTACCTTCTCCCCATGAACTCCTGGAAGTACAGAAGAAGGAAATTATGAGAGAACtatgcaatgagaaaaatctTGGGAAACTAGAGGGTATCTGGAAAAAG GATGAAGCGCAAAGGATCCCAAAGGCATTGCTCCATCAGTTGTGTCAAAGATCAGGGTGGATCGCGCCAAAATTCAATAAAGTAACTGGGGAAGGAAGCAATTTCTCATATACCGTAAGTGTTATGCGTAAATCCAGCGGATTGGGTAAAAGCAGACAAGCCGGGGGTCTGGTAACTATTCGACTTCCTCTTCAAGTTGAGGGTTTCGAATCAATAGAG GATGCACAAAACAGAGTTGCGGCATTTGCTCTCCATAAGCTCTTTTCCGATTTGCCTGTTCACTTTGCAATTACTGAGCCTTATGCCTCTCTAGTTTTGATCTGGAAACAAG CGGAGTTGTTGGGGATACAAAGCAATGAAGAAGAACGGAGAGCAAAATTTGTTGACAGATTGCTTGAGGCAGAAAATATCAGCTTGTCCACTTCTTCGAGTGGCATACATGGTGCACTCCCAATGGTAGACGCCTGTGTCAAAGAGAATGATCACATGGATCTTTTTAAATCTAACCATCGAGGTAAAA GAAACACTTCCATGGAAGCTgaatgttcttcttctctcaaaagaaagcaagaaaacaagaagaagatgaagaagtacaAG GGCATGTTGAAAACTAGAGCTGCTCTTCCAATATCAGAAGTGAAGAATGACATACTGcaaaatctaaaagaaaaagatgttttGGTGGTATGCGGAGAAACTGGCTCTGGAAAGACTACACAG GTTCCTCAATTTATATTGGATGATATGATCGATTCAGGGCAAGGTGGATACTGTAATATTATATGCACACAACCTCGG GCTATCTCTGTTGCTCAAAGAGTTGCTGATGAACGCTGTGAACCTCCTCCAGGCTTCAATGACTCCTTGGTTGGTTATCAAGTTCGTCATCAAAGTGCAAG GAGTGACAAAAAAAGGCTGCTGTTTTGTACAACTGGAATTCTACTGAGAAAACTTGTG GGGgataaaactttgaaagatGTTACACATATCATAGTCGATGAAGTGCATGAGCGGTCTCATTTG gGTGATTTTCTTCTCATTATTTTGAAGAGCCTGATTGAGAAGCAATCCTGGGATAATACATCACCCAAACTAAAAGTTATCCTTAT GTCCGCTACTGTTGATGCAAATCAGTTCTCAAGGTATTTTGGTCAGTGTCCTGTGATTACTGCTCAAGGGCGAACACACCCGGTTACCACTTACTTTCTGGAGGACATTTATGAGAGGACTAAGTACCTTTTGGCATCAGATTCACCTGCTGCACTAAGCTCTGATACATCCATTACAGAGAAG CTTGGTTCTGTAAACGTCCGTAGGGGGAAAAAGAATCTTATGTTGGCTGGCTGGGGAGACAATTATTTGGTTTCAGAGGACGGTCTTAACTTGTCTTATGATTCTAGTAATTATG TGAATGAGGATATCATTGACTACGAGCTGCTTGAAGAGTTGATATGCCACATTGATGACACTTGTGAGGAAGGAGCCATTCTTGTATTTTTGCCT GGAATGCAAGAAATTAACATGCTACTCAATAGGTTAGCTGCCTCCTATCGTTTTCGTGGACCTTCTGGAGATTGGCTTCTTCCTCTACATTCTTCTATTGCATCTTCAGAACAGAAAAAGGTGTTTCTGCACCCCCCTAAAGGCATACGGAAG GTTATCGTAGCTACAAATATTGCCGAGACCAGTTTAACAGTTGAAGATGTGGTATATGTGATTGACAGTGGAAAACACAAGGAAAAACGCTATAATCCACAGAAG AAATTGTCAAGAATGGTGGAAGATTGGATATCTAAAGCAAATGCAAGACAAAGAATGGGAAGAGCTGGACGTGTCAAACCTGGACATTGCTTTTCGTTGTACACACGACATAGGTTTGAGAAGCTTATGCGTCCCTACCAG GTTCCTGAGATTCTGCGGGTGCCTTTAGTAGAGCTGTGTTTACAAATCAAATTGCTTGGCTTGGGTCACATTAAGCCTTTTCTGCACAAG GCGTTGGAACCTCCGAGTGAAAGTGCTATAAACTCTGCAATTTCATCGTTGCACAAG GTCGGTGCTCTTGATGCGGATGAAGAGTTGACACCACTTGGACATCATTTAGCAAAAATTCCTGTTGATGTGTTAATTGGAAAG ATGCTGTTATATGGTGGCATTTTTGGATGCTTATCACCTATTCTCTCGATTGCTGCTTTCTTGAGCTGCAAATCGCCATTTATACATCCCAATGATGAG CAAAACGTCGATCGGGTGAAACTTGCTCTTTTGTCTGATAAGCTGGACAGTTCGAGTAATTTAAACAACAATGACAGACAATCTGATCACCTCCTTATGATGATTGCATACGAAAAATGGCTGAAGATACTGCATGAG CAAGGAATGCAAGCTGCACAGAGGTTCTGTGATTCAAAGTTTTTAAGTAGCTCAGTGATGCAGTCGATAAG TGACTTAAGAATAGAGTTTGGCACTTTACTTGCCGACATTGGGCTCATCAATCTTCCTAATACAGGCGAG gggAGAAGGAAGGAGAATCTTGATGTTTGGTTTTCTGACAAAACTCAACCTTTCAATATGTATTCACAAGAACCTGAAGTTGTTAAG GCTATATTATGCGCGGGACTATGTCCTAATATTGCAGAGGGATTAGTTAACCGTTTAACAAAGCCAGCAAAAGAAACACAGCGTTATGCAGTATGGCATGATGGCAAACGAGAAGTTCATATtgataaaacctctataaacaAAAACTGCAAAGCGTTTCAATACCCTTTCATTGTCTTCCATGAGATg GTCGAAACAAAGAAATTGGTATACCTAAAAGATACAACCGTTGTCTCTCCGTTTGCAATTCTACTTTTTGGCGGCTCAGTCAATGTTCATCATCAG AGTGGATCAGTCACCATTGATGGGTGGTTAAAGCTAACAGCACCGGCTCAAACAGCGGTTTTGTTGAAAGAGCTCCGGTTAACCCTCCATTCCATTCTCAAGGATCTCATCCGAAAACCTGAG AAATCAGGTATTGTCCACAATGAAGTCGTCAAAGCTATGGTCCATCTTCTAATAGAAGAAGGCAAACCGCAACACACATga
- the LOC104700878 gene encoding DExH-box ATP-dependent RNA helicase DExH4, chloroplastic isoform X1, which produces MAPKKKPQKKKQSNNELASSIPNSGHKKPFKAPKLLISPENEDRLRRLLLKFRRTPSPVTASLSVNQKRKKLSTLYENLSCEGFLDDQIELALSSLRDGATTLETALDWLCLNLPSHELPVNYSNGASRVPNTGRSVAVISKSTKDWNVSVESTESSSVQVTKEEPEPEVLVRVKSKRGEDEDEDTLSSCKSSQADWIRQYMKRLEEEESDDEEDNIGSSKEVSGPRPFEVISEEYCLERLNAIRAKRKGDKKGQRQAGLAICKLKQEMNALGPSEAILESEFQRDQDFEDTTEEEVTSSMPDDVHESVNDDTVLFQLFDDLTLDANPVGSCRSEEIQPKALPLTSSKQESVVLNDLLDDMDLGDLFIEDVPPYVPSPHELLEVQKKEIMRELCNEKNLGKLEGIWKKDEAQRIPKALLHQLCQRSGWIAPKFNKVTGEGSNFSYTVSVMRKSSGLGKSRQAGGLVTIRLPLQVEGFESIEDAQNRVAAFALHKLFSDLPVHFAITEPYASLVLIWKQAELLGIQSNEEERRAKFVDRLLEAENISLSTSSSGIHGALPMVDACVKENDHMDLFKSNHRGKRNTSMEAECSSSLKRKQENKKKMKKYKGMLKTRAALPISEVKNDILQNLKEKDVLVVCGETGSGKTTQVPQFILDDMIDSGQGGYCNIICTQPRVLAAISVAQRVADERCEPPPGFNDSLVGYQVRHQSARSDKKRLLFCTTGILLRKLVGDKTLKDVTHIIVDEVHERSHLGDFLLIILKSLIEKQSWDNTSPKLKVILMSATVDANQFSRYFGQCPVITAQGRTHPVTTYFLEDIYERTKYLLASDSPAALSSDTSITEKLGSVNVRRGKKNLMLAGWGDNYLVSEDGLNLSYDSSNYESYSDQTRKNLKSLNEDIIDYELLEELICHIDDTCEEGAILVFLPGMQEINMLLNRLAASYRFRGPSGDWLLPLHSSIASSEQKKVFLHPPKGIRKVIVATNIAETSLTVEDVVYVIDSGKHKEKRYNPQKKLSRMVEDWISKANARQRMGRAGRVKPGHCFSLYTRHRFEKLMRPYQVPEILRVPLVELCLQIKLLGLGHIKPFLHKALEPPSESAINSAISSLHKVGALDADEELTPLGHHLAKIPVDVLIGKMLLYGGIFGCLSPILSIAAFLSCKSPFIHPNDEKQNVDRVKLALLSDKLDSSSNLNNNDRQSDHLLMMIAYEKWLKILHEQGMQAAQRFCDSKFLSSSVMQSISDLRIEFGTLLADIGLINLPNTGEGRRKENLDVWFSDKTQPFNMYSQEPEVVKAILCAGLCPNIAEGLVNRLTKPAKETQRYAVWHDGKREVHIDKTSINKNCKAFQYPFIVFHEMVETKKLVYLKDTTVVSPFAILLFGGSVNVHHQSGSVTIDGWLKLTAPAQTAVLLKELRLTLHSILKDLIRKPEKSGIVHNEVVKAMVHLLIEEGKPQHT; this is translated from the exons ATGGCTCCGAAGAAAAAAcctcagaagaagaaacaaagcaacAACGAACTCGCTTCTTCAATACCTAATTCAGGCCACAAGAAACCATTTAAAGCCCCAAAGCTTCTGATTTCGCCGGAAAACGAAGACCGTTTACGGCGGCTTTTACTCAAGTTTCGCCGGACCCCTTCTCCGGTCACGGCGTCGCTCTCCGTGAatcagaagagaaagaaactcaGTACTCTTTACGAGAATCTCTCTTGCGAAGGGTTTTTAGATGATCAGATTGAACTCGCTCTCTCCTCTCTTAGG gatGGAGCGACGACGCTTGAGACTGCTCTTGACTGGCTCTGTTTGAACTTGCCGAGTCACGAGTTACCAGTGAATTATTCCAACGGAGCTTCTCGAGTTCCTAATACAG GACGTTCTGTGGCGGTGATATCGAAATCAACGAAAGATTGGAATGTGTCTGTTGAATCTACTGAATCATCATCAGTCCAGGTGACGAAGGAAGAGCCTGAACCTGAAGTTTTAGTTCGAGTAAAGAGCAAGCgaggtgaagatgaagatgaagatactCTTAGTTCTTGCAAATCATCTCAAGCTGATTGGATCCGTCAGTACATGAAAAGACTGGAAGAG GAAGAATCGGATGATGAGGAAGATAACATTGGCTCCAGCAAGGAG GTATCTGGTCCAAGGCCTTTCGAAGTGATTTCCGAAGAATATTGTTTAGAAAGATTAAATGCTATAAGAGCAAAGAGGAAGGGTGATAAAAAAGGACAGAGGCAAGCAGGCCTAGCTATTTGCAAGCTCAAGCAAGAGATGAATGCTCTTG GGCCATCAGAAGCAATACTGGAATCTGAGTTTCAGCGTGATCAAGATTTTGAAGACActacagaagaagaagtaacCTCCTCCATGCCTGATGACGTTCATGAGTCAGTAAATGATGATACTGTCTTATTTCAGCTGTTTGATGACTTGACCTTAGATGCAAATCCTGTTGGGAGCTGTAGATCTGAGGAAATCCAACCTAAAGCTCTTCCTTTAACTTCTTCGAAACAAGAATCAGTTGTGTTGAATGATCTTTTAGATGACATGGACCTTGGCGATTTGTTCATAGAAGATGTTCCGCCTTATGTACCTTCTCCCCATGAACTCCTGGAAGTACAGAAGAAGGAAATTATGAGAGAACtatgcaatgagaaaaatctTGGGAAACTAGAGGGTATCTGGAAAAAG GATGAAGCGCAAAGGATCCCAAAGGCATTGCTCCATCAGTTGTGTCAAAGATCAGGGTGGATCGCGCCAAAATTCAATAAAGTAACTGGGGAAGGAAGCAATTTCTCATATACCGTAAGTGTTATGCGTAAATCCAGCGGATTGGGTAAAAGCAGACAAGCCGGGGGTCTGGTAACTATTCGACTTCCTCTTCAAGTTGAGGGTTTCGAATCAATAGAG GATGCACAAAACAGAGTTGCGGCATTTGCTCTCCATAAGCTCTTTTCCGATTTGCCTGTTCACTTTGCAATTACTGAGCCTTATGCCTCTCTAGTTTTGATCTGGAAACAAG CGGAGTTGTTGGGGATACAAAGCAATGAAGAAGAACGGAGAGCAAAATTTGTTGACAGATTGCTTGAGGCAGAAAATATCAGCTTGTCCACTTCTTCGAGTGGCATACATGGTGCACTCCCAATGGTAGACGCCTGTGTCAAAGAGAATGATCACATGGATCTTTTTAAATCTAACCATCGAGGTAAAA GAAACACTTCCATGGAAGCTgaatgttcttcttctctcaaaagaaagcaagaaaacaagaagaagatgaagaagtacaAG GGCATGTTGAAAACTAGAGCTGCTCTTCCAATATCAGAAGTGAAGAATGACATACTGcaaaatctaaaagaaaaagatgttttGGTGGTATGCGGAGAAACTGGCTCTGGAAAGACTACACAG GTTCCTCAATTTATATTGGATGATATGATCGATTCAGGGCAAGGTGGATACTGTAATATTATATGCACACAACCTCGGGTGTTAGCA GCTATCTCTGTTGCTCAAAGAGTTGCTGATGAACGCTGTGAACCTCCTCCAGGCTTCAATGACTCCTTGGTTGGTTATCAAGTTCGTCATCAAAGTGCAAG GAGTGACAAAAAAAGGCTGCTGTTTTGTACAACTGGAATTCTACTGAGAAAACTTGTG GGGgataaaactttgaaagatGTTACACATATCATAGTCGATGAAGTGCATGAGCGGTCTCATTTG gGTGATTTTCTTCTCATTATTTTGAAGAGCCTGATTGAGAAGCAATCCTGGGATAATACATCACCCAAACTAAAAGTTATCCTTAT GTCCGCTACTGTTGATGCAAATCAGTTCTCAAGGTATTTTGGTCAGTGTCCTGTGATTACTGCTCAAGGGCGAACACACCCGGTTACCACTTACTTTCTGGAGGACATTTATGAGAGGACTAAGTACCTTTTGGCATCAGATTCACCTGCTGCACTAAGCTCTGATACATCCATTACAGAGAAG CTTGGTTCTGTAAACGTCCGTAGGGGGAAAAAGAATCTTATGTTGGCTGGCTGGGGAGACAATTATTTGGTTTCAGAGGACGGTCTTAACTTGTCTTATGATTCTAGTAATTATGAATCTTACAGTGACCAAACTCGAAAAAATCTG AAAAGTTTGAATGAGGATATCATTGACTACGAGCTGCTTGAAGAGTTGATATGCCACATTGATGACACTTGTGAGGAAGGAGCCATTCTTGTATTTTTGCCT GGAATGCAAGAAATTAACATGCTACTCAATAGGTTAGCTGCCTCCTATCGTTTTCGTGGACCTTCTGGAGATTGGCTTCTTCCTCTACATTCTTCTATTGCATCTTCAGAACAGAAAAAGGTGTTTCTGCACCCCCCTAAAGGCATACGGAAG GTTATCGTAGCTACAAATATTGCCGAGACCAGTTTAACAGTTGAAGATGTGGTATATGTGATTGACAGTGGAAAACACAAGGAAAAACGCTATAATCCACAGAAG AAATTGTCAAGAATGGTGGAAGATTGGATATCTAAAGCAAATGCAAGACAAAGAATGGGAAGAGCTGGACGTGTCAAACCTGGACATTGCTTTTCGTTGTACACACGACATAGGTTTGAGAAGCTTATGCGTCCCTACCAG GTTCCTGAGATTCTGCGGGTGCCTTTAGTAGAGCTGTGTTTACAAATCAAATTGCTTGGCTTGGGTCACATTAAGCCTTTTCTGCACAAG GCGTTGGAACCTCCGAGTGAAAGTGCTATAAACTCTGCAATTTCATCGTTGCACAAG GTCGGTGCTCTTGATGCGGATGAAGAGTTGACACCACTTGGACATCATTTAGCAAAAATTCCTGTTGATGTGTTAATTGGAAAG ATGCTGTTATATGGTGGCATTTTTGGATGCTTATCACCTATTCTCTCGATTGCTGCTTTCTTGAGCTGCAAATCGCCATTTATACATCCCAATGATGAG aaGCAAAACGTCGATCGGGTGAAACTTGCTCTTTTGTCTGATAAGCTGGACAGTTCGAGTAATTTAAACAACAATGACAGACAATCTGATCACCTCCTTATGATGATTGCATACGAAAAATGGCTGAAGATACTGCATGAG CAAGGAATGCAAGCTGCACAGAGGTTCTGTGATTCAAAGTTTTTAAGTAGCTCAGTGATGCAGTCGATAAG TGACTTAAGAATAGAGTTTGGCACTTTACTTGCCGACATTGGGCTCATCAATCTTCCTAATACAGGCGAG gggAGAAGGAAGGAGAATCTTGATGTTTGGTTTTCTGACAAAACTCAACCTTTCAATATGTATTCACAAGAACCTGAAGTTGTTAAG GCTATATTATGCGCGGGACTATGTCCTAATATTGCAGAGGGATTAGTTAACCGTTTAACAAAGCCAGCAAAAGAAACACAGCGTTATGCAGTATGGCATGATGGCAAACGAGAAGTTCATATtgataaaacctctataaacaAAAACTGCAAAGCGTTTCAATACCCTTTCATTGTCTTCCATGAGATg GTCGAAACAAAGAAATTGGTATACCTAAAAGATACAACCGTTGTCTCTCCGTTTGCAATTCTACTTTTTGGCGGCTCAGTCAATGTTCATCATCAG AGTGGATCAGTCACCATTGATGGGTGGTTAAAGCTAACAGCACCGGCTCAAACAGCGGTTTTGTTGAAAGAGCTCCGGTTAACCCTCCATTCCATTCTCAAGGATCTCATCCGAAAACCTGAG AAATCAGGTATTGTCCACAATGAAGTCGTCAAAGCTATGGTCCATCTTCTAATAGAAGAAGGCAAACCGCAACACACATga